In the Anolis sagrei isolate rAnoSag1 chromosome 1, rAnoSag1.mat, whole genome shotgun sequence genome, CGTTTAGGTTCGGGTCCCTCACTTTAAGAAGCAGTAATGAGGAGCACTTTACTGCTGAAAATACTTGGCAATTTTCACAGAAATGACCTTGTTCTTCTCAAGCAAAATCTCTGAAAATACAGCCAGTATTGTCTTAATTTCGTATCAGTCCTCTTTTTTGTGCAGCAAATTCTGTTTTTACCTGTTGTGCCTGCTATACAAAATATTCCGATTCTCTTCTTTGACTTCAGCATGTCTCCACAAAATGTTGTCCATTTTACTATCTCTTTGCAAATTTGGTTCTTAATGGCATATGAGAATGTAGAGATTTGTCTTTATTTGGTATATTGTTTGTCTATAGTTTGATCAGTTTCCTGGCTGTAGGCATATGTTTAGCAATTTCATTTACTTTGTGTCTTATTGTGTTCCCCAGTCTTTTTGCTAAAGAGAATCTGAATCAAATGAGTGAGAAACAGCTGGATCTTTATGATCGTCTGATTAATGAGCCCAGCAATGACTGGGATATCTACTACTGGGCAACAGGTAAGGTGGAATGGTGCCTTTTCTGATCATTAGATTTTTGTGAAATTTCCTGTCTCATGAAGTATTATTTTTCAGTTGTAGCTGTCAGTACATACAATACTTTTGTCTCTATTTCTTATCTGTTAACATGTTTTGGAGGTTGGGGGACATACATATGTTATCCAATTGATCGTGCCCTTTAAGATCTTTGGTATTATTTTCAGTGCTGATTGTCAGTAAATTCACTCTTTTAATTGTTGTAAATTCTCAGCATTCAAGGGTGGCTTCAGATGTCTTCAGACTTCAAGCAGATTAACTTAAATTAATGGGAACTGAAGTTAGTGATGATGAATTTGACCTATTGATTTGAGTAGATATACTACTGAAACCTAACAGAGTTTGGATTTAGTTTTACAAAAATGTGTAAGCAAGACCCATCTTATTTAGTGGTAGTTCCTCCTAATCATCCATAAGAAAGTTTGGTAACTATAGTTAGTGTTaatgaggagcccctggtggggcaatgggttaaatccttgtgccggcaggactactaGCCGACaaatcagtggttcgaatctggggagagtgggttgagatccctttgtcagctccagctacccatttggggacattagagaagtctcccacaaggatggtaaaacatcaaacatcctggcatcccctgggcagtgtccttgcagacagccaatgctctcacaccagaagtgacttgcagttctcaagttactcctgacatgaaaaaacaaacaaacaaacttttgaTGATAACCAGCAGTATCTTCCAAGAAACATTCTTGAATGGTTAAAGGCCTGTGCAACCTCACAGAAGTGGCATCATCTATAAGAGTATTTGAAATATTAATATTCTTTAGCAGAACATATAGAGAATCCTCAAGAACTGGTAACAGAGCTGATAATGtgtatttactttgctttctTCCCACAGAGGCAAAGCCTGCTCCAAAAGTCTTTGAGAATGAAGTGATGGAGATGCTTATAGAAtttaccaaaaacaaaaacagagagaAGAGATTGCGACAGCCAGATCTAGAATACCTTGTTGAAAACACGCCCTGATCTTGGGTGTTTTTCTCCAGAAGGACAGTTCTGGACTTCTTTGACACCAGGAACATTAGTACTTGCACCTCTCTTAGTTCCCTGCCTCCTGTGGTTTGTTTTATTTAGCAATTGTTTCCCATGCTTTGCTTCCTTAATAAAATTTCAGTGCTTTCTCTTAAAAATTGGGAATTCCTCTCTGCAGAAACATTATTGATGAGGGAGTCTTGCTTTTGATTTGTATTTGCAGGTTGATGAATATGATCAGATTCATTTAGAAGTGCTTGCATTATTAaaattacagttggccctccagatTTGTGAGCGTAGCTTTTCCGGAttttattattcatggatttgattaatatattatatctgtgaatctctaggtcctccagcacattCTGTGAATTACTTGTAGCATGCTAGAAGACTTAGAGATTCGTTGAGAGGTGTTCTGTCAGGTAAAATAGCCTTTTTAATAATTCAAAGTTTTCCCATCTTaatgggggtcctgtgcccctaaccctagCAGATGTGGACAGCCCACTTACAGCATACCAAATTCAAGTTTTCCTTGGGTAATATTTTATCAAGAAGATGTTGTCCGAAAAGGTAGCAACAAATGAGAATTATGTGTTTCTGGAAGTCTGTGTGAATCTTGCTAGTGTAAATGTATTCTAAATGATGAGACATTATTTGTTCATTTAAGAGGAGACCTAGGTCCTCTAGCTTTTAAGTAGCTTTAAGAATGTCAGGCCATATTGAAGGAAGGTATTTTGAGTATTTCTCAATATGACTCTCTTCAATAACTTATCTCCTAATTATATTCTAAACTGGTTTCTGTTGTATATTATTTATGTCATACAACAATGATATAATATTGCTTGGGATAAGCTGCAGTGAACGCTTTGCAATTCTTTCGCAAAATAGTCACATGATACCAGGTTCTTGAATAATAAATTATTCCATTTCACCCAATTTCcttcccatttctttctcttttggcttagctcttttccccttctttttattatgtttttcccCCATCCATTCTTCAGTGGGTCTTGTCACACCCTTTGGGAGGTTTACCAAATTTGAACAAAAAGGTAAAGCTACCAAAATGTATGGCCTGCTCTCGATAGGACATGTGGTGGTCCATGCatttgttacatctcgaatagactactgcaacacactccacATTGGCCTGTTTCTGAAAACTGTTCCAAATAGTCCAACGGGTAGCAGCCAGATTTCTtactggagtggcgtacagggagcgtacaacccctgttacgtcagctccactggatgccaattTGTTACTGGgctcaatttaaagtgctggctttggcctataaagccctaaacggttctggtccaacttacctgtccgaactcatctccctttatga is a window encoding:
- the SDHAF2 gene encoding succinate dehydrogenase assembly factor 2, mitochondrial, whose translation is MAALSVRRVSLFLRDRRLLLCAPRCGYRGDAPSDSGRDMLEIPLPPWQARPQEDLSTKRARLLYESRKRGMLENCLLLSLFAKENLNQMSEKQLDLYDRLINEPSNDWDIYYWATEAKPAPKVFENEVMEMLIEFTKNKNREKRLRQPDLEYLVENTP